AAGTAAATATAGAAATCTCTATTTTAACAACACCTGTTGAAGTTTTATATAGTGATTTAGAAGATTTAAAATCAAAAATAAAACCAAATATACATGGTGTGATTTTACAAAAAGATGGAAGAAGAAGTACTTTCTTGCCACAAGTTTGGGAACAACTTCCTAGTTTTAAAGAATTTTTTGCACATCTTTGTTATAAAGGAAGTTTTGAAGTAAATTGTTTGGAGTTTCATCCTCAAATCTTTACTTATGAAGTTAAGAAGATAAAATGAAATTTTATAAACAAGAAAAAGAGCGATTAGTTTGCCTTTTATGCTCTTATTATTGTAAGTTAAAAGTAGGGCAAACGGGAGTTTGTGGAGTAAATAAAAATATTGGGGATAAAATCGAGTGTTTAGTTTATGGATATTTGAGTGCTTTAAATATTGACCCTATTGAGAAAAAACCTCTTTATCACTTTTTACCCTCTTCAAAATCACTTTCTTTAGGAACTGTTGGTTGTAATTTTAGATGTTCATTTTGTCAAAATTGGCAAATCTCGCAAAACAATAATATAAATAAAAATAACTATTTTAGTGTTGATGAAATAGTAAATATAGCAAAAGAGAAAAAGTGTGAATCAATTTCATATACTTATAATGAACCAACAATTTTTTATCCATTTGCAAGGGATATTGCTCTAAAAGCCAAAGAGTTTGGCCTAAAATCAGTTTTTGTTTCAAATGGATTTGAAAGTAGTGAAGTAATAGCCGATATGAAAGGTGTTATTGATGCTATGAATATTGATTTGAAATCTTTTGATAAAAACTATTATAAAAAATCTTTAGGTGGAGATTTAAAAGTTGTTTGTGATAATTTAATAAACATTAAAAAGAATGACATTCATTTAGAAATTACAACTTTGATAGTTCCTTCAAAAAATGATTCAAAAGTTGAATTAGAAAATATAGTTAAATTTATAAAAGAAAATCTTGGAGTTGATGTTCCTTGGCATATTAGTGCTTTTCACCCAGATTATAAAGAACAAGATTTAGAACGAACAAAAGATGAGAGTCTAGAAATGGCTTATGATATTGCAAAAAGTCATGGGTTAAACTATGTTTATATGGGAAATAGCACTTTTGAGAATGATACAGTTTGTAAAAATTGTGGTGAAGTTTTAATACGAAGAGAATATTTTAATATTTTAGAAAACAGAGTTTTAAATGGATGTTGTCCAAAATGTAAAACAAAACTTGATGGAGTTTTCAAATGAGTATAAGAAAAGCAGTTGTAAGTGGAAGTTTTTATCCAAGTAAAAAAGAAGAGATTTTAAAATATATAAATCATTTTAATAGTAATGATTTTAAAACTGAAACTTTTGAAGATATAAAAGCTATTATTGTTCCCCATGCTGGATATATTTATAGTGGATTTACTGCAAATTTAGCTTATCAATTAGTTTCAATTTCAAAAAAAGATATAAAAAGAGTTGTTGTTATTGGTCCATCACATAGAGTTTACTTAAAAGGTGCTAGTGTTGCACTTTATGATGAATATGAAACTCCACTTGGAAATCTAAAAATTGATAAAGAGTTTTCTCAAAATTTAATAGATAAATATGATTTTTTAGATTTTAACGTTGAGTGTGAATTTGAGCATTCAACTGAAACTCAAGCTCCATTTATAAAATACTATTTTGAAAATGTAAAATTAGTTGAGATAGTTTATGGTGAGATTAATTACGAAGATTTATCAAAAGTTATAAATGAGGTTTTAGCCGATGTTGATAATTTTGTAGTAATAAGTACAGATTTAAGCCATTTTTATACATTAGAAGAAGCACAAAAACTTGATAATGTTTGTTTAGAGGCCATAGATAAAAAAGATTTAAAACTTTTTGATTATTGTGAAGCTTGTGGAAAAGTTGGAGTAGAAGCGATTATAAATTGGGCTATTAAAAATAATTATGAAACTAAAATATTAAATTATTGTACAAGCGCAGATGTTACAAAAGATAAAAGTAGGGTTGTTGGATATACATCAGCTCTCATAGGAAAATAGATGTTTACACTTAAAAAAATTATTTCAGCATTTTTGTTGCCAATTCCAATTGGTATTTTTTTACTTTTTATAGCTTTTATTTATTTGATGTTTAATTCCCATAAAAAAGCTAAAGTATTTCTATTTTTAGGTTTGTCTTGGTTTGTTCTTCTCTCATTTCAGCCAATTTCAAATGCTATTTTAGCACCACTTGAAAATTCCCATAAAGCTTTGATAGAAACTCCAAAAGTAAACTATATTTTAGTTTTAGGAAGTGGACATAAAAGTGATGAAAGTTTAAGTATAACTTCTCAAATAAAAATGACAGGAATAAATAGATTAGTTGAGGGAGTTAGACACTATAAAAATTTAGAAAAGGCAAAACTAATAGTTTCAGGTTATAGTTTTAGTGATAAAAATTCCCATGCTTTTATGCAAGAACAACTAGCTATTTCTTTGGGTGTAAATCCAAATGATATTATAAGACTTGAGACTACAAAAGATACAAAAGAAGAGGCAATTGAAACAAAAAAAATAGTTGGGGATAATGAACTTATTTTGGTAACTTCAGCTTCACATATGAAACGTTCAGCTTTGTTATTTGAAAAGGAGGGCTTAAAAATAATTGCAAGTCCAACCAATCATATGGCATATGAAGATAGTTCTTATAGTTCATTTTTTTCTGCAAATAATTTAAGAAAATGTGAATTAGCTTTTCATGAATATTTAGGATTAATCTATTCTTGGTTAAGAGATGAGATTTGATATTGGATTAATCCAATATTTGATAATATTGCAACAAAGTTGCAAATGAAGGTTTTTAGTGGAAATAATAAATATAAGTAATTTATCTTATCGATATCATAAAACAGATGTATTAGAAAATATAAATTTATCAATAAGTGAAAATGACTTTTTAGCGATAATTGGTCCAAATGGTGGAGGAAAATCAACTTTATTAAAATTGATTTTAGGATTATTGACTCCTCAAAGTGGAAAAATTGAGAAAAAAATAAAAAATAATCAAGTAGGATATGTTCCTCAAAATACAAATCTTAATACAGATTTTCCAATAACTGCATTAGAAATAGTTTTGATGGGGCATACAACTTCTAAAAAAAAGATATTTGGATATTCTAAAGAGGATATATCTTGTGCAATGAGTTCTTTGGAAAAAGTTGGAATGGCAAAATTTGCTAAGAGTAAAATTGGTGATTTAAGTGGAGGACAAAGACAAAGAGTATTTATTGCACGAGCTTTGTGTTCAAATCCAAAAATTATGTTACTTGATGAACCAACAGCAAGTATTGATGTAAAAGGTCAAAAAGAGATTTATGAACTATTAAAAGAATTAAATAAATCTATATGTATAGTTGTTGTTAGCCATGATATTTCAGTTTTATTAAACTATGCAAAAAATGTTGCACACATAAATAAAAATTTAGTTTATCACTCTTTAGAAAATATAGAAAAAAATATAGATACACAAAATGAACATTTATGTGAAGTTGAACTCTTATCAGCATTAGGAAAAACTCAAATTTGTTGTAATCACAACCATTAAGGGTAAAAGATGTTAGAAGTTTTACAATATGAATTTATTCAAAATGCTTTAATTGCAGGAGTTTTGATTTCAATTGCTGCAGGAATTATAGGTTCTTTAGTGGTAGTAAATAAGATTACATTTTTAACAGGTGGAATTGCACATAGTTCTTATGGTGGAATTGGTCTTGCTATTTATTTAGGGATACCAGTTCTTTTTGGTGCTACTGTTTTTGCTGTATTAACAGCTGTTATTATTGCAATAATTACACTAAAAAATAGAACAAGAATTGATGCAATCATTGGAATGATGTGGGCAAGTGGTATGGCTATTGGTATTATATTTGTGGATTTAACACCTGGATATAATGTGGATTTGATGTCATATCTATTTGGTTCAATTATTGCTGTTTCAAATGATGATATTTTATATATGACTTGTTTAGATATTTTTATTATAGGAATAGTTGTATTTTTTTATAAAGAGATTTTAGCAGTTTCATATGATAGTGAGTTTGCAAGTTTAAGAGGTATAAATGTTAAGTTTTTTTATACACTTATTTTAATCTTAGCTGCTCTTTGTGTTGTTGCTGCTATTAAAGCTGTTGGATTGATTTTAGTTATTGCACTTTTAACAATACCAACATATTTAGCTGAAACTTTTGCATCAAAATTATCAACTATGATGATAATTAGCTCAATTTTAGCTACAATGTTTACAATTTTAGGACTTATAGTTTCATATATGTATGATATTAGCTCTGGTGCTAGTATTATTATGGTAGCTGTTATTATTTTAGCAGCAGTGAAATTTTTGAATTTTAAAAAATAAATTAAAAGAAACGGAAAAACCAAATGAATGAAAAAATAGAAGTAGGAAGATTAAACACTTTAAGAGTAAATAGGGTTAGTGAACCAGGAATTTATCTAATAAGTGAAGATGAAACAGAAGTTTTACTGCCAAATGCTTATGTAAATAAATCTATGGAAATTGATAGTTTATTAGATGTATTTATCTATACAGATAGTGAAGATAGACTTGTTGCAACTACATTAAAACCATATGTTTATTTATATGAATTTGCATTTTTAGAAGTAGTTGATAATATGAAGTTTGGTTCATTTGTAGATATTGGACTGCCAAAACATATTTTAGTTCCAAAAAACAAACAAAAGGGAACTTATGAAGTTGGAAAAAGAAAAGTTTTACAACTTCAATTAGATGATAGAACAAATAGATTAATAGCTTCTGAAAAATATGATTTACTAAAATCTGTTAAAAATTTAGAAAAAAATGATGAGGTTGAAATAATACTTTATTCAAAAACACCTCTTGGATATAAAGTAATAGTAAATGATAGATATGAAGGTATGATTTATCACACAGAGATTTTTGAAAATTTAAAAATTGGTGATAAAAAAAGAGCTTATATAAAAAATATTAGACTAGATAATAAAATTGATTTGTCTTTACAAAAAATTGGTGTTAAAGTTTCAGGTGATAAAGTTTTTGATGTTTTAGTACAAAATGGTGGAAAATTAGATTTTACATATAAAAGTGAAGCTTCTGATATAAATGAGGTATTTGGACTTAGTAAAAAAGCCTTTAAAGCATCATTGACAAAACTTATTAGTGAAGATAAAATTGTGCTTGAAGAGAGTTGTATTAGAGTTAAATAGTAACAGATAAAAGAATTACATCTTGATTGCAAATAATTAAGACATCTTTTATCCTATTTGAATATAATTTCGTAAATATTAAAAAATTAAAGGAAAATTATAATGGCAACAACAAAATTAAAAGGTAACGAAGTAACTTTAAGTGGAACAGAAATCAATGTAGGAGATATCGCTCCAGTTGTTACAGTTGTAGCTGGTGATTTATCAGATGTTCAAGTTGGTGGAGAAAAAGGTAAAGCTCAAATCGTAGTTGTAGTTCCATCTTTAGATACAGCAGTTTGTGCCGCTGAAACAAGAAAATTTAACGTTGAAGCAGCAAAAGTTGAAAATGCAGAAGTAATCGTAGTTTCTATGGATTTACCATTTGCAATGAAAAGATTTTGTACAACTGAAGGAATTGAGAACTTAACTGTTGGTTCAGATTTTAGAGCAAAAGCTTTTGCTAAATCTTACGGTGTTTTAATCTCTTCAGGACCATTAGCAGGTGTTGCGTGTAGAGCAGTATTTGTTATCAATGCTTCTGGAAAAGTAGTTTATAAAGAAATTTGTCCAGAAATTACAGAAGAGCCAAATTATGAAGCAGCATTAGAAGCAGCTAAAGGTGCAACTTCAACATCTTGTTGTGGAACTTGCCACTAATTTTTTAAAAGCCACTTTTTAGTGGCTTTTTTTTACTATTTTTTCTCTTTTTTCTTTCTCTCTTAATTTTAAAATTTTAAAACAGTAGTATAATAGTCTTAAGTAATTTTATTATGAGGAGTAATTATGCTTAAAAATCTAGTAAAAATCTTATTGTTTTCATTTTTAAGTTTTCAAATGTTAAATGCAGCTTCAGTTGTAAATGATGGTTTTGAAGAGTTAAAAAAAGGAAATATTCTTGAAGCAGCAAATATTTTTCAAAATGCTTGTAATGAAGGTGCGTCATCAGGTTGTTATAATCTTGGACTTTTATATTATAAAGGTGACAAAATAGCAAAAAATTATTCAAAAGCATTTGATTATTTCTCTAAAGCTTGTGAAAATGATCATATAGGTGCTTGTTATAATTTAGCATATATGTATCAAAATGCACAAGGAACACTACTTAATTCACTAAAAGCAATAGAGTTATATGATAAAACTTGTAAAGCAGGAATTAGTGCCGGTTGTTACAATATTGCAAATATGTATGAAGTAGGTGATGGTGTTGAAAAAGATTTATTTAAAACAGTTGATTATTTAACTCAAGCTTGTAATATGAATCATTCAAAAGCTTGTTATAACTTAGCTGTTAGATTTACAAATGAAGATGGAGTTGAAAAAAATCCATTAAGAGCTGCAAATCTTTATCAAAAATCTTGTGATTTAGGATATGCAAATGCTTGTTATAATTTAGGTGTAATGTATTTTGATGGAGAGTTTTTTACAAAAAATAATGATTTAGCAGCCCAACTATTTAAAAAGGCTTGTGATATGAATCTTGATATTGCTTGTGAAGCTTATTCGAATCTAAAAAAATAGTTCTTGTTTAGAATCAAGGTTTTATTTTTTAATAACAGTTAAAATCTCTTAAAAATTTTAGGAGATTTTATGTTATTAACTTGGTATAAAAAATTTTCATCCCAGCCACATCAACCATTCTTTTCTAGTGGAATCTTATTTTTTACTCTATTTATGATGTTATTTATTTTTATTTATTCAAATATTTTGACTTTAGATACATCTGTTTTGACTTATCATGCTTATAGTATGGTGTTTGTTATTTTTATTCAATTCTTTTTAGGATTTCTATTTGTAGTTTTCCCTAGATTTCTTATGCAAGCAGAAATACCAATAAAAAAATATATGACACAATTTTTTATATATTTTCTATCATCTTTAGGAATATTTCTAAGTTTGATTTTTTATTCAAAAATTACAACTGTTTTTCAAATCTTACTTCTTGTTGGGCAAATTTTAAGTTTTAGATTACTTTATTCTATTCATAAAAAAAGTTTGGTTCAAATAAAAGAGGATACAAAATGGATTTTAATAGCATTTTGTATTGGACTTGTTTCTCATTTTTTATTTATAGTTTCTAATATTGACTTTAAATATTCTCATTTTGTTTCAAAAATTGCAATAAATAGTGGATTTTATCTATTTTTATTTATGATAATATTTGTGATTTCACAAAGAATGATTCCATTTTTTACAACAGCAAAAGCACCAAATTATAAAATCAATAAGAGTCCAAAACTCCTTGAAATTGTCTTCTCTTTATTGGTTTTAAAAGTTCTGATTTTATCTTTTGATAATCCTAAATTAAATCTTATTAGTGATATTCCTTTATTATTTGTTATTACAAAAGAGTTGATAAGATGGAAACTTCCATTTTTTAGAGTTCCGGCTATTATGTGGGTTTTATATCTTGGTCTTTATTGGATTCCATTTGCTTTAGTTATTTCTATAATTGAGAGTTTTATGGCTTTTTATGCTCCTTTTATCTATTTTGAAAAAGCTGTTATTCATACTCTTGCTTTAGGATATTTTATTACACTTTTGGTTGGTTTTGGAACAAGGGTTATTTTGGGACATTCAGGAACAACACCCCATGCAAATAAATTTGCAATATCAATTTTTATTGCTTTACAATTTATTGTATTACTTAGAATTTTTTCTTCAATAAGTATGAATTTTGCTTTAGATTACATCTTTTTTATAAATTTAACTGCAACTTTATTAGTTTTAGTTTTATTTATTTGGTCTTGTGAATACATAACTATTTTATTAAAAGGCAAATAAAAAATTTATTCTAAACGTATCCTTTACACAAAATTTCTATAATTTTATTAGAAATATAAAGGATATGTTATGAAAATAATTAGAAAAAAATCTTGGCAATTAAATGAAAATCTTGTAACTTCTAAAGAATTATTTGAAAAAAGAAGAAGTTTTATAAAACTTGGAGCTGCTACACTTGTATCAAGTGGAGCTATTATGGAACTTTTTGCAAATGAAAAATTACCTACAGAAACTTTAACTTATATAAAAGATAAAAATATAAATAATCTAAAATTAAATACATATGAACAAATAACTTCTCATAATAATTTTTATGAATTTACTACAAAACAAAGTGCCGTAAAAGATATGGCACACACTTTGAAAACGGAAAACTGGAAAGTAACAATTGATGGTTTAGTTGAAAAACCAATGGAAGTTGATTTAGATGATTTAGTAAAAATGTTTGATATTGAAGAGAGAATTTACAGATTTAGATGTGTTGAAGGTTGGTCTATGGTTGTTCCTTGGAATGGATTTACACTTTCTAGTTTAATAAAAAAAGTAAAACCACTTTCAAATGCAAAATATTTAAGATTTGAAACTTTAGTTGATAAAGATAGTTTCCCTGACCAAAACAGAGGCGTATTTGCAACACTTGATTATCCTTATGTTGAAGGATTACGAATGGATGAAGCTATGAATGATTTATCTTTTTTAGCTATTGGATTATATGGCGAAGTAATGCCAAAACAAAATGGCGCACCAATAAGACTTGTAGTTCCTTGGAAATATGGATTTAAGTCAATTAAATCAATAGTAAAAATCTCTTTTGTAGAAAAAGAACCACTTAATACTTGGCAAATACAAAATCCAAAAGAGTATGGTTTTTATGCAAATGTAAATCCAAATGTTGACCATCCAAGATGGTCTCAAAAAAAAGAGCGAGTTTTAGGAAGTTTTTTAAAACAAAACACTTTGATGTTTAATGGTTATGAAAAAGAAGTTGCAAGTTTGTATAAAAATATGGATTTAACAAAGTATTTCTAATGGTACGATTTTTTATATATTTATTAAGTTTAGCTCCTCTTATTTACTTAAATGTTAACTTATTTATATTTGATAATGTAAATGACCCAATTAAGTACATCTATACAATAACAGGTGGAACGGCAACTTTAATACTATTTTTTACAATTTTAATTTCACTACTTAAAGAGAAAATAAATTTAATGAAATATAGAAAAGAAGTAGGACTTTTAGGATTTTTTTATGCTTTATTACATCTTTTAAATTTTGTAGTTTTAGATGCTTCTTTTGATTTAGATTTTATTATGAAAGAGACTATTGAAAAACCATTTATATATCTTGGAATGATTGCTTTTTTTATAGTTTTATTTATGTTTATAACTTCAACAAAACAACTTTTTAGAAAATATAATAAATATCATAAATTAATATATTTAG
The genomic region above belongs to Arcobacter ellisii and contains:
- the amrS gene encoding AmmeMemoRadiSam system radical SAM enzyme; translation: MKFYKQEKERLVCLLCSYYCKLKVGQTGVCGVNKNIGDKIECLVYGYLSALNIDPIEKKPLYHFLPSSKSLSLGTVGCNFRCSFCQNWQISQNNNINKNNYFSVDEIVNIAKEKKCESISYTYNEPTIFYPFARDIALKAKEFGLKSVFVSNGFESSEVIADMKGVIDAMNIDLKSFDKNYYKKSLGGDLKVVCDNLINIKKNDIHLEITTLIVPSKNDSKVELENIVKFIKENLGVDVPWHISAFHPDYKEQDLERTKDESLEMAYDIAKSHGLNYVYMGNSTFENDTVCKNCGEVLIRREYFNILENRVLNGCCPKCKTKLDGVFK
- the amrB gene encoding AmmeMemoRadiSam system protein B; translated protein: MSIRKAVVSGSFYPSKKEEILKYINHFNSNDFKTETFEDIKAIIVPHAGYIYSGFTANLAYQLVSISKKDIKRVVVIGPSHRVYLKGASVALYDEYETPLGNLKIDKEFSQNLIDKYDFLDFNVECEFEHSTETQAPFIKYYFENVKLVEIVYGEINYEDLSKVINEVLADVDNFVVISTDLSHFYTLEEAQKLDNVCLEAIDKKDLKLFDYCEACGKVGVEAIINWAIKNNYETKILNYCTSADVTKDKSRVVGYTSALIGK
- a CDS encoding ElyC/SanA/YdcF family protein, which gives rise to MFTLKKIISAFLLPIPIGIFLLFIAFIYLMFNSHKKAKVFLFLGLSWFVLLSFQPISNAILAPLENSHKALIETPKVNYILVLGSGHKSDESLSITSQIKMTGINRLVEGVRHYKNLEKAKLIVSGYSFSDKNSHAFMQEQLAISLGVNPNDIIRLETTKDTKEEAIETKKIVGDNELILVTSASHMKRSALLFEKEGLKIIASPTNHMAYEDSSYSSFFSANNLRKCELAFHEYLGLIYSWLRDEI
- a CDS encoding metal ABC transporter ATP-binding protein; its protein translation is MEIINISNLSYRYHKTDVLENINLSISENDFLAIIGPNGGGKSTLLKLILGLLTPQSGKIEKKIKNNQVGYVPQNTNLNTDFPITALEIVLMGHTTSKKKIFGYSKEDISCAMSSLEKVGMAKFAKSKIGDLSGGQRQRVFIARALCSNPKIMLLDEPTASIDVKGQKEIYELLKELNKSICIVVVSHDISVLLNYAKNVAHINKNLVYHSLENIEKNIDTQNEHLCEVELLSALGKTQICCNHNH
- a CDS encoding metal ABC transporter permease, whose protein sequence is MLEVLQYEFIQNALIAGVLISIAAGIIGSLVVVNKITFLTGGIAHSSYGGIGLAIYLGIPVLFGATVFAVLTAVIIAIITLKNRTRIDAIIGMMWASGMAIGIIFVDLTPGYNVDLMSYLFGSIIAVSNDDILYMTCLDIFIIGIVVFFYKEILAVSYDSEFASLRGINVKFFYTLILILAALCVVAAIKAVGLILVIALLTIPTYLAETFASKLSTMMIISSILATMFTILGLIVSYMYDISSGASIIMVAVIILAAVKFLNFKK
- a CDS encoding CvfB family protein, which gives rise to MNEKIEVGRLNTLRVNRVSEPGIYLISEDETEVLLPNAYVNKSMEIDSLLDVFIYTDSEDRLVATTLKPYVYLYEFAFLEVVDNMKFGSFVDIGLPKHILVPKNKQKGTYEVGKRKVLQLQLDDRTNRLIASEKYDLLKSVKNLEKNDEVEIILYSKTPLGYKVIVNDRYEGMIYHTEIFENLKIGDKKRAYIKNIRLDNKIDLSLQKIGVKVSGDKVFDVLVQNGGKLDFTYKSEASDINEVFGLSKKAFKASLTKLISEDKIVLEESCIRVK
- the prx-suh gene encoding thiol peroxidase Prx-SUH; protein product: MATTKLKGNEVTLSGTEINVGDIAPVVTVVAGDLSDVQVGGEKGKAQIVVVVPSLDTAVCAAETRKFNVEAAKVENAEVIVVSMDLPFAMKRFCTTEGIENLTVGSDFRAKAFAKSYGVLISSGPLAGVACRAVFVINASGKVVYKEICPEITEEPNYEAALEAAKGATSTSCCGTCH
- a CDS encoding tetratricopeptide repeat protein, yielding MLKNLVKILLFSFLSFQMLNAASVVNDGFEELKKGNILEAANIFQNACNEGASSGCYNLGLLYYKGDKIAKNYSKAFDYFSKACENDHIGACYNLAYMYQNAQGTLLNSLKAIELYDKTCKAGISAGCYNIANMYEVGDGVEKDLFKTVDYLTQACNMNHSKACYNLAVRFTNEDGVEKNPLRAANLYQKSCDLGYANACYNLGVMYFDGEFFTKNNDLAAQLFKKACDMNLDIACEAYSNLKK
- a CDS encoding NnrS family protein translates to MLLTWYKKFSSQPHQPFFSSGILFFTLFMMLFIFIYSNILTLDTSVLTYHAYSMVFVIFIQFFLGFLFVVFPRFLMQAEIPIKKYMTQFFIYFLSSLGIFLSLIFYSKITTVFQILLLVGQILSFRLLYSIHKKSLVQIKEDTKWILIAFCIGLVSHFLFIVSNIDFKYSHFVSKIAINSGFYLFLFMIIFVISQRMIPFFTTAKAPNYKINKSPKLLEIVFSLLVLKVLILSFDNPKLNLISDIPLLFVITKELIRWKLPFFRVPAIMWVLYLGLYWIPFALVISIIESFMAFYAPFIYFEKAVIHTLALGYFITLLVGFGTRVILGHSGTTPHANKFAISIFIALQFIVLLRIFSSISMNFALDYIFFINLTATLLVLVLFIWSCEYITILLKGK
- the msrP gene encoding protein-methionine-sulfoxide reductase catalytic subunit MsrP, with the protein product MKIIRKKSWQLNENLVTSKELFEKRRSFIKLGAATLVSSGAIMELFANEKLPTETLTYIKDKNINNLKLNTYEQITSHNNFYEFTTKQSAVKDMAHTLKTENWKVTIDGLVEKPMEVDLDDLVKMFDIEERIYRFRCVEGWSMVVPWNGFTLSSLIKKVKPLSNAKYLRFETLVDKDSFPDQNRGVFATLDYPYVEGLRMDEAMNDLSFLAIGLYGEVMPKQNGAPIRLVVPWKYGFKSIKSIVKISFVEKEPLNTWQIQNPKEYGFYANVNPNVDHPRWSQKKERVLGSFLKQNTLMFNGYEKEVASLYKNMDLTKYF
- a CDS encoding sulfite oxidase heme-binding subunit YedZ codes for the protein MVRFFIYLLSLAPLIYLNVNLFIFDNVNDPIKYIYTITGGTATLILFFTILISLLKEKINLMKYRKEVGLLGFFYALLHLLNFVVLDASFDLDFIMKETIEKPFIYLGMIAFFIVLFMFITSTKQLFRKYNKYHKLIYLALILITIHWIMAQKSINISQYVYIGVILLLGYYKLLQQIEKNINKS